Genomic segment of Bacteroidota bacterium:
GCGACATTGATATTAAAACTGAAATGAAGACGTATTTTCCCTTATTTTCAAAAGTTTCTGAAAGTATTGAAACTTCCTCCTTCCTTAATTATCTTCAACAAAAACCGAAAATTTTTATTCGATGTAATGCTGATACTCAACAGGAGGTAGTGGAAGAATTAATGGCGGCAGGATATGAATTTACGATAAAAGAAAATTGTATTGCTTTCGAAAAAAATTATCCTCTTGACACTTTGCAAAGTTTTGAAGAAGGATTATTTGAAATTCAGGATATCGCTTCCCAGCATATATCAGAAATATTTCAGCCAATAAAAAATGAAGCATGGTGGGATTGTTGTGCAGGGTCGGGTGGCAAGAGTTTATTGCTTCTCGAATTAATGCCACAGATCCAATTGTTTGTAAGTGATTCCCGGGAGAGTATAATTCAAAATCTTAAAGACAGATTTGAACGGCACGATCATACTAATTATACTTCCTATATTTTGGACCTTGAAAGAGTTACCGAAAAAGAATTGATAAAGATCCCCCAATTCAATGCAATTATTGCTGATGTGCCCTGCAGTGGCTCCGGCACCTGGGGCAGAACACCAGAGTGGTTGTCATTTTTTACCGAGGAGAAACTGAATGAATATGTTTTAAAGCAACGCAATATTATTTCTACAGTAACAAATAAATTATTGCCCGGAGGAAAAATTATTTATATCACCTGTTCTGTTTACTCCGATGAAAATGAAAAAAATGTCAACTGGTTTTGTGAAAATTTACCACTAAAATTGGAGCAACAAAAATATTTTCAATTTTCAAAGGATGGAGGGGATACTTTGTTTGGTGCGGTGATGCAACGAGTTTAATTGCCACAGCAATGGGATAAAAAAAGTAGCCACGAATGCACGAATATTAAAATTTTTTTAAAATTACGCACTACCAATGGCTGTTCATTCGTGCATTCGTGGCAACTTTTTTCTTCCGTTTGGTGGGTTACTCGCCTCCTTGTATAGGTGGCTCCATTCTCACTACATCATTCATATTTAAAAACCTCCCATTAAATCGCATGGGAACCATCATATTTATATTTTTAATGGTAGAATACGCTTGAATGTGTAAATGTGGCTCAATTGTATAACCTGTATTTCCAACCAAGCCAATTGGGTCACCGGTTTTTATTTCTTGTCCTCTTTGCACAAGAATACTATTTTTTTGCATGTGACAAATAAGTATTTTAACTTCCCCTTGTTTTAATACAACGTGATTTCCTCCGCGATTTTCTGTATTTGTTACAGGCGGTTCATTTTCTTCAACGCCATCTTTTAAGTTTATTACAGTAGCATCACAGGGACTATAAATTGTATCTCCATAAATCTCATAATCTTGCAAATTCTTAGAAAATAATTTCGATCCTCTTTTTCCTTTTGCATTGAGTTCAACTATATCCAATGCATAGGAATGTGGAGTTTTGTATCGATGTGCAGCATTTCCTATTTCAGAATCACCTCCTTGCATTATTACATAGGTTCCATTTTTTAATGGGAATTCCAGGTTAATTGCTTCCTGATCATTTTTGCCGCCATTCCACACTTCCAGATTTGTATAACAAAACAAAACAATTAATATGGAAATAATAATGCCACTTACTTTTGATTTTTTTGGAACCCCGGCTATTTTCTTTTTTTTGAATTTAATATAAACAACCAGAGCCAATATAATGTAAATGATCAAAGAATAATATCTCCAATTAAATCCTATATATGGCCATCCTCCCGCCTGGAAGGTAAATAAATAAACGAGTAGGAAAAGTATTAAGGAGCTCCACCAATTGTATGAATATGTATTTCTCTTGGCAAGAAAATTACAAAGTGCTAGCAGAGGTAATAAAAATGTGAGTAGGGAATAGGAATATATTAACATTGATCTACATTATTTTACTATAAAAAATATTCAATATTGCGGCCTTGTATAATGATACATAAATTAATCTTTTACTTGAACGAAGATGAGAATTCTATTCCACCAATCCACAGAGTTCGCTGCGCGTAACACTGTGGGGACACTCTTGGGTTGATAATTTTCGCTATAGAGTTCCGCCGATAAGCTGAACTCCTTCGTCCTTTGTTACATGGCTCAAAGGAACTCTGTGGGATGCAATTACTTTATCTTACTATAAACAATTTCCAAAATCTCCTTCTCCAATTTCTCCGTTTCCGCAACTATTTTTTCTCCCGCTGCAATTTTATTTGCTGCCAATTCTTTATCACTCAACCCGCCTGCATTTATTTTTACATTTAAAAATGCGCCAATTACCGCTGTTCTTGCACACAAGGCTCCAACACCGGCATCACTCACCGAATTCGGATTTCCGATCTCTGCCATTGCTTTAATTGTTTGCATGCTTTCCAAACTTAATTCCATTACTTTAAAAGGAATATTTATTGCGTTTAAAGTCGCCTCCTGAATACCTTTTTTTCTCGCTGCTTTTTCTTCCTCAGTTCCTTTAGGCAAAGAAAAAGCATTCATGATCTGATTAAAAGCATTGGTATCCTCATCCACCATCTTCATTAATTTATCTTTTAATTGTTGACCCTTATCCGCGTGGTCTGAAAATTCTTTCCACTTGTCGTCCCAACCTTTTTTATGTGATGATAAATTGGCAACCATGGTTGCGAGACTAATTCCCAATGCACCAACATATGCCGAAATACTTCCTCCACCCGGGGCAGGACTCTCACTTGCAGTTTCGTTGGCAAATGCAGTTAAACTCATGGAAATTAATTTACCATGTCTTTCTTTTCCCCACAATTTATATTCTATGATCTTATCCTCCGGATTAAAATCATTTAATTCATCAAGCCCCATACTTTTTATGGCGATCTTAATTAATTCCTCTTCACTTACTCCGGTACTTCTGTTTTGTTTTTCCAGAAAATATTTTCCCGCATCCAACATACTTTGCAGTGGAATTAATCCAACCAACTCGCTTCCCGTTACACGCATTCCTCTTGCTGAAGCACTTTTTACAGCTTCATCAAAAGCAATATGAACGGGTGTGATATTTGTATTTGTGAGATTCATACTCACCTGAGCAATACCATATTCCTCAATGAACCAACCAATTGCTTTTACACTTTTACAAGCACCCGGAATTCTTAATTCATTTCCATCGGCATCTTTTTTTCCGGAGGGATCAATTCTACCATTTTCACGCAGATCAAAAGCAACGGAATTTGCGCGGCGGACACTTGTTGTATTTAAATTCACATTAAATGCGACCAAAAAATCTCTTGCACCAATAATGGTATTTCCGGTTTTTGCATTAAAAGTTGTTGGTCCAAAATCAGGTTTCCATTCCGGTAATTTTATTTTTTGTTCTATTCCTTCATATTCACCTGCTCTAACATTGGCGAGATTTTTTCTTTCGGGATCACTAGCAGCACTTTCATATAAATACACAGGAATATTTAATTCTTCACCCACACGTTTACCTAATTTTTTTGCGCAATCGATACAATCCTGCATTGTAGCATTTGCAACAGGAATAAAAGGACAAACATCCGTTGCGCCCATTCTTGGATGTTCACCCTTATGTTTGCGCATGTCAATTATTTCGGATGCTTTTTTTATTCCTCGAAAAGCAGCTTCTACAACATCATTTTCATTTCCCACCAGTGTAACAACGGTTCTGTTGGTTGCTTTACCCGGATCCACATCCAATAATTTAACTCCTTCTACCGATTCAATGGCATCAGTAATTTGTTTGATGATGCTCATATCGCGACCCTCACTAAAATTGGGAACGCACTCAATAACTTTCTGCATGGTTCATTTTTTTTCAAAGATAAAGCGCTAATTTTTATTTTAATTGTTATTCCACATCGCATTTCAGCAGTGTCAATAGGCTTCAAATATCCACCATTACTGGGTTTCATGGCGTTTTATAATTGACATGACATGTGATACCTATTTAAATGAATTCGTAAAAAACTTTCAAAACCCTTTGAATGAACCAAATTTCCCCTATATATTTGCACTCCCTAAAGGAAAAATCACCCTCTGCGAGAGTAGCTCAGCTGGTAGAGCACGACCTTGCCAAGGTCGGGGTCGCGAGTTCGAATCTCGTCTCTCGCTCAGTTTCAGGCACGGTCTACCACCGTGCCTCTGTATTACCACCCGCCCGGGTGGTGGAATTGGTAGACACGCAGGACTTAAAATCCTGTGGGCAGCAATGCTCGTGCGGGTTCAATTCCCGCCCCGGGTACAAGGTTCAGAGAAATCTGAACCTTTTTATTTATGACAAACCACTGTAATATTTTTACAAAGTGAAAACCATAAACCACAAAATCACACTATTTAACTCCCTACTCCTCCTTTCGTATTTCGCTTTTGTTATCCTCATGCTCGGTATCGTTTTGCAATATATCCCTGCGGGAACCGACACTGCATTTTTGGGAATAAAACAGGATTATATAAATATCAGTTGGTATCTCCCTGCCTTTTATGTTCATGTTTTTACAGCAATTCTTGCACTTCCTGCAGGGTTCACGCAATTCTCGAAATACATTCAAAAAAATTATAAACCTTTCCATCGGATCAACGGGAGAATATATGTTTTTTCCATTCTTGCTCTGGGAGCACCTTCCGGGTTCATTATTGGACTTTATGCCAACGGCGGATCAAGTTCCATTTTTGCTTTTTGCATTTTGGCTGTCCTTTGGTTTTGGTTTACTTTGCAAGCCTATATTAATGCCCGTAACAAAAATTTTGTGGCACATAAGATATGGATGTATCGCAGTTTTGCGTTAACTTTATCAGCAATTACCCTACGTGCCTGGAAATGGATATTGATAGAATTATTTCACCCCCGGCCAATGGATGTTTATATAATAGTTGCATGGTTAGGTTGGGTATTAAATTTAATTATCGCTGAAATTATTATCTATAAAAAATTAAAAAAATGAAACAGATCTCTATTATCGCACTTTTCCTTTTTGTTGTTTCCTGCAGCAACGAAAAAACTACTTCAGAAAATTTAAGCAGTAATTTTTCCTTTGCTTCTAATACAAGTAACAATCACGTTTTTAAAAATGAATTTGGTATTGAGGCATATTATGTGGGATATTTTGAAGCCTCAGTATATGATGATGCAAAAAATGTAATGTACTCAAATAAAATTACAATTTCCATAGATTCCTTAAGTGAAACCATTTGTTTCGGACATAGTATAGTTGCCGGAAATATGCGTCCCTTTAAAGGTTCCTATAAAAAAAATAATGACAATACCTTTGAAGTTACAGCTAAAGAACCCGGTGACGATAAGTATGATGGCAGCTTTGTATTTGTGATCAATGCAAATTCCAACAAAATAATCGGTAAATGGAATTCCAATGATAAAAATCTTGCCGTTACAGAGAGAGAATATGAACTGGAACGCAAAACATTTGAATACAATCCTGATCTGGAACTTCCTGAATACCTTACCTATGAAGGATTATACGGTACTTATAAAGAAACTGACACTTCTACTACTGCTGAATCGTTAACCGATGATATTTATAAATTCAATGCATCAAAAGTTTTATTAAAATCAAAAGATATAGAAAATATGTACCTGGCAGATCTTGAAGTAATGCGCAATGCAATTTATGCCCGTCACGGATATTCATTCAAAAACAGAAAAATGCGTTTTCTATTCGACCACGCCGTAGAATGGTATATGCCTATTTCCA
This window contains:
- a CDS encoding YARHG domain-containing protein, translating into MKQISIIALFLFVVSCSNEKTTSENLSSNFSFASNTSNNHVFKNEFGIEAYYVGYFEASVYDDAKNVMYSNKITISIDSLSETICFGHSIVAGNMRPFKGSYKKNNDNTFEVTAKEPGDDKYDGSFVFVINANSNKIIGKWNSNDKNLAVTEREYELERKTFEYNPDLELPEYLTYEGLYGTYKETDTSTTAESLTDDIYKFNASKVLLKSKDIENMYLADLEVMRNAIYARHGYSFKNRKMRFLFDHAVEWYMPISTNITNDLTDIEKQNIELLKRYEKHAVKYYDSFGR
- a CDS encoding DUF2306 domain-containing protein translates to MLGIVLQYIPAGTDTAFLGIKQDYINISWYLPAFYVHVFTAILALPAGFTQFSKYIQKNYKPFHRINGRIYVFSILALGAPSGFIIGLYANGGSSSIFAFCILAVLWFWFTLQAYINARNKNFVAHKIWMYRSFALTLSAITLRAWKWILIELFHPRPMDVYIIVAWLGWVLNLIIAEIIIYKKLKK
- a CDS encoding M23 family metallopeptidase, producing the protein MLIYSYSLLTFLLPLLALCNFLAKRNTYSYNWWSSLILFLLVYLFTFQAGGWPYIGFNWRYYSLIIYIILALVVYIKFKKKKIAGVPKKSKVSGIIISILIVLFCYTNLEVWNGGKNDQEAINLEFPLKNGTYVIMQGGDSEIGNAAHRYKTPHSYALDIVELNAKGKRGSKLFSKNLQDYEIYGDTIYSPCDATVINLKDGVEENEPPVTNTENRGGNHVVLKQGEVKILICHMQKNSILVQRGQEIKTGDPIGLVGNTGYTIEPHLHIQAYSTIKNINMMVPMRFNGRFLNMNDVVRMEPPIQGGE
- the ftcD gene encoding glutamate formimidoyltransferase gives rise to the protein MQKVIECVPNFSEGRDMSIIKQITDAIESVEGVKLLDVDPGKATNRTVVTLVGNENDVVEAAFRGIKKASEIIDMRKHKGEHPRMGATDVCPFIPVANATMQDCIDCAKKLGKRVGEELNIPVYLYESAASDPERKNLANVRAGEYEGIEQKIKLPEWKPDFGPTTFNAKTGNTIIGARDFLVAFNVNLNTTSVRRANSVAFDLRENGRIDPSGKKDADGNELRIPGACKSVKAIGWFIEEYGIAQVSMNLTNTNITPVHIAFDEAVKSASARGMRVTGSELVGLIPLQSMLDAGKYFLEKQNRSTGVSEEELIKIAIKSMGLDELNDFNPEDKIIEYKLWGKERHGKLISMSLTAFANETASESPAPGGGSISAYVGALGISLATMVANLSSHKKGWDDKWKEFSDHADKGQQLKDKLMKMVDEDTNAFNQIMNAFSLPKGTEEEKAARKKGIQEATLNAINIPFKVMELSLESMQTIKAMAEIGNPNSVSDAGVGALCARTAVIGAFLNVKINAGGLSDKELAANKIAAGEKIVAETEKLEKEILEIVYSKIK